Proteins from one Mycteria americana isolate JAX WOST 10 ecotype Jacksonville Zoo and Gardens chromosome 1, USCA_MyAme_1.0, whole genome shotgun sequence genomic window:
- the TTF2 gene encoding transcription termination factor 2 isoform X2, whose product MEAVPCAEHGSLCFLKTGVRDGPNKGKSFYVCGAQGPAACGFVLPAPIPASHCLIHEGCMVELQVLVQQQHRDEYQLFYRCVKSKLNGKKWCGSVPWQDPKATTVSKALESQPTTAPLFNPSGQRNPFKVIDKNCEPSSWKQIKQGNGEEHKAKGVKAEKESVLVSRKEKKSTSDSSIEKVPLEGLKAKTKQPTGNRSDPELKESTVSESKLGLSETWKGKNTLWEEVQSTSTKRPEEEQLRDKSLKTCGDKETREKVYIGQKNGETKPMSKEDAISLAVPQSALQRAALKGGAEAGPSKTQIGPGLGQPADEVSGSDGDEVGFVYSSSGKSKPEKSVEGLQSREIPSGKSGKSVQETSLPGAAASHHVEGSQDPKALHNHLVVQLKQKKSTLATVNTQLLPDKGERLLKQVQDLEAALGALNVSTADTTEKGEDSTSSGCREESLPNPFGRPGGTKLITPLPLQDPAARTSSGSHSHPSAAATLHSSEYYGHGFGMNSGAQNLYGGRMTEDRIRAVHSATSEAINHLHKSLESCPTEQTVAEDPSGLKVPLLLHQKQALAWLLWRESQRPCGGILADDMGLGKTLTMIALILAQKQLKTEKRKEKLEIWLSKNDSTVIASCSTLIICPASLIHHWKKEIDRHVGCGKLRVYLYHGPNRDKHAEVLSEYDVVVTTYSLLSKEVPTSKEEGEVPAEDHDVGSGSSPCSPLLRVAWARVILDEAHNIKNPKVQTSIAVCKLRASARWAVTGTPIQNNLLDVYSLLRFLRCSPFDEYKVWKYQVDNNTKKGGERLSLLTRSLLLRRTKDQLDTAGKPLISLPQRSTQLHQLKLSAEEQSVYNVLFARSRSTLQSYLKRQEQKNEGREYAGGNPFEKVAQEFGVSQKEFLAGSQSASQVSSTVHVLSMLLRLRQCCCHLSLLKVALDQVNLNSEGLSLSIEEQLSALTLSELQTPDSKSTVYLNGTAFKTDIFEITRESTKIAHLLAELKTIQSHSESQKSVVVSQWTSMLKVVAVHLQRLGLKYATVDGSVNPKQRMDVVEEFNNNPKGPQVMLVSLLAGGIGLNLTGGNHLFLLDMHWNPALEDQACDRIYRVGQQKDVVIHRFVCEGTVEEKIVQLQKRKKVLAQQVLSGRGEAFTKLTLADLKILFGI is encoded by the exons GATCCAAAAGCTAccacagtgtcaaaagccttagaatcccagcccaccacagcacctCTCTTCAATCCCAGCGGCCAAAGAAATCCGTTCAAAGTGATAGACAAGAATTGTGAACCATCATCCTGGAAACAAATTAAGCAAGGAAACGGAGAGGAACATAAAGCAAAAGGagtaaaagcagagaaagagagtgtGCTGGTGTCACGTAAAGAAAAGAAATCGACCTCTGATTCCTCCATAGAGAAGGTACCTCTAGAAGGGCTGAAAGCTAAAACGAAGCAGCCCACGGGAAACAGGAGTGATCCAGAACTTAAGGAAAGCACAGTGTCTGAATCTAAACTTGGTCTTTCTGAGACTTGGAAAGGGAAAAACACCCTTTGGGAGGAAGTACAAAGTACAAGTACCAAGCGCCCAGAGGAGGAGCAGCTCAGAGACAAAAGCTTAAAAACCTGTGGGGATAAAGAAACCAGAGAGAAAGTATACATTGGTCAGAAGAATGGAGAAACAAAACCGATGTCTAAAGAAGATGCGATTTCCCTAGCAGTACCACAATCGGCATTGCAACGTGCTGCCCTGaagggaggagcagaggcagggccgTCCAAGACACAAATCGGGCCAGGGCTGGGACAGCCTGCTGATGAAGTCTCTGGCAGTGACGGTGATGAAGTAGGATTTGTTTATTCCTCATCAGGTAAAAGTAAACCTGAGAAATCAGTTGAGGGTTTGCAGTCAAGAGAGATTCCTTCAGGAAAGTCAGGAAAGAGTGTGCAGGAGACATCtttgccaggagctgcagcatcGCATCACGTGGAAGGATCCCAGGACCCTAAAGCTCTTCACAACCATCTTGTAGTCCAGCTGAAGCAGAAGAAG agtaCATTGGCTACAGTGAACACTCAGCTGCTGCCAGATAAAGGGGAACGGTTATTAAAGCAAGTGCAGGATTTGGAAGCTGCACTCGGTGCTCTTAACGTTTCGACAGCAGATACTACTGAAAAAG GGGAGGATAGCACAAGCAGCGGCTGCCGTGAGGAATCTTTGCCTAACCCATTTGGCAGGCCAGGTGGTACAAAATTGATAACACCACTACCGCTCCAGGATCCAGCAGCAAGGACCTCTTCAGGCTCACACAGTCacccctctgctgctgctacttTGCATTCCAGTGAATATTACGGCCACGGTTTTGGAA TGAACTCTGGTGCGCAGAATCTATATGGAGGAAGAATGACAGAAGACCGAATCAGGGCTGTACACAGTGCCACAAGTGAGGCTATTAATCATCTTCACAAATCTCTAGAATCCTGTCCGACAGAGCAGACGGTAGCTGAAGATCCCTCTGGACTGAAG GTTCCACTGCTGCTGCACCAAAAACAGGCGCTTGCATGGCTACTCTGGAGAGAGAGTCAGAGGCCGTGTGGAGGAATTCTAG CGGATGACATGGGCTTGGGGAAGACTCTAACGATGATTGCTCTCATTCTGGCCCAGAAGCAgctgaagacagagaaaagaaaggagaagttgGAAATATGGCTGTCCAAAAATG ATTCCACTGTTATTGCTTCCTGCAGCACTTTAATCATTTGTCCTGCATCCTTGATCCATCACTGGAAGAAAGAGATTGACAGACACGTGGGTTGTGGCAAACTGAGGGTCTATTTGTACCATGGGCCAAACCGAGATAAACATGCAGAGGT GCTCTCTGAATATGATGTTGTTGTCACAACCTACAGCCTTCTCTCCAAGGAGGTTCCCACAAGCAAAGAGGagggggaagtccctgctgaggACCATGATGTGGGG agtgGGTCATCTCCCTGTTCCCCTCTGCTCAGGGTAGCTTGGGCCCGAGTTATATTGGATGAAGCTCACAATATTAAAAACCCAAAGGTTCAAACCTCTATAGCTGTGTGCAAACTGAGAGCCAGTGCCAGATGGGCTGTCACTGGGACGCCGATACAGAACAACTTACTGGACGTGTACTCTCTCCTGAG GTTTCTACGTTGCTCTCCTTTTGATGAATACAAAGTGTGGAAGTACCAGGTAGATAACAAcacaaagaaaggaggagagaggctaAGCCTCTTAACCAGGAGCCTCTTATTACGGAGAACTAAGGACCAGCTGGATACAGCTGGCAAGCCCTTG ataTCTCTGCCTCAGCGTAGCACGCAGTTGCATCAGTTAAAACTTTCAGCAGAGGAACAGTCTGTGTACAATGTGCTCTTTGCAAGATCCAG GTCAACACTACAATCCTACCTGAAgaggcaagagcagaaaaatgaaggcagagagTATGCTGGCGGTAACCCATTTGAGAAAG TTGCACAGGAGTTTGGGGTCAGTCAAAAGGAATTTCTAGCAGGCTCCCAAAGTGCCTCCCAGGTCTCAAGTACTGTCCATGTCTTGTCTATGCTGTTGAGGCTCCGTCAGTGCTGCTGCCATCTCTCCTTACTGAAAGTG GCTCTGGACCAAGTTAACTTGAACAGTGAAGGCCTTTCCCTCTCCATTGAGGAACAGCTTAGTGCTTTGACCCTGTCTGAGCTCCAGACTCCTGATTCCAAGTCAACCGTCTACCTCAATGGCAcagcttttaaaacagatatCTTTGAAATCACCAGGGAGAGCACCAAG attgcTCACCTCTTGGCTGAACTGAAAACTATTCAGAGTCACTCAGAGTCTCAGAAAAG tgtTGTTGTCTCTCAGTGGACGAGTATGTTGAAAGTTGTGGCTGTGCACCTCCAGCGACTAGGGCTAAAGTATGCAACAGTGGATGGCTCTGTCAATCCTAAACAGAGAATGGATGTGGTAGAAGAGTTCAATAACAATCCCAAAGGGCCTCAG GTAATGTTGGTCTCGTTGCTGGCTGGAGGCATTGGCCTGAACTTGACTGGAGGAAACCACCTCTTTCTCCTTGACATGCACtg GAATCCTGCTCTTGAGGACCAGGCATGTGACCGCATTTACCGAGTGGGGCAGCAGAAGGACGTTGTGATACACAG gtttGTCTGTGAAGGAACAGTAGAAGAAAAGATCGTACAACtccagaagaggaagaaagttcTCGCCCAGCAGGTTCTGTCAGGCAGAGGGGAGGCCTTCACTAAGCTCACTCTGGCTGACCTCAAAATCCTCTTCGGCATCTAA
- the TTF2 gene encoding transcription termination factor 2 isoform X3, translating to MSAVFNFYFLSHVVFEKTLQVFCPNIPASHCLIHEGCMVELQVLVQQQHRDEYQLFYRCVKSKLNGKKWCGSVPWQDPKATTVSKALESQPTTAPLFNPSGQRNPFKVIDKNCEPSSWKQIKQGNGEEHKAKGVKAEKESVLVSRKEKKSTSDSSIEKVPLEGLKAKTKQPTGNRSDPELKESTVSESKLGLSETWKGKNTLWEEVQSTSTKRPEEEQLRDKSLKTCGDKETREKVYIGQKNGETKPMSKEDAISLAVPQSALQRAALKGGAEAGPSKTQIGPGLGQPADEVSGSDGDEVGFVYSSSGKSKPEKSVEGLQSREIPSGKSGKSVQETSLPGAAASHHVEGSQDPKALHNHLVVQLKQKKSTLATVNTQLLPDKGERLLKQVQDLEAALGALNVSTADTTEKGEDSTSSGCREESLPNPFGRPGGTKLITPLPLQDPAARTSSGSHSHPSAAATLHSSEYYGHGFGMNSGAQNLYGGRMTEDRIRAVHSATSEAINHLHKSLESCPTEQTVAEDPSGLKVPLLLHQKQALAWLLWRESQRPCGGILADDMGLGKTLTMIALILAQKQLKTEKRKEKLEIWLSKNDSTVIASCSTLIICPASLIHHWKKEIDRHVGCGKLRVYLYHGPNRDKHAEVLSEYDVVVTTYSLLSKEVPTSKEEGEVPAEDHDVGSGSSPCSPLLRVAWARVILDEAHNIKNPKVQTSIAVCKLRASARWAVTGTPIQNNLLDVYSLLRFLRCSPFDEYKVWKYQVDNNTKKGGERLSLLTRSLLLRRTKDQLDTAGKPLISLPQRSTQLHQLKLSAEEQSVYNVLFARSRSTLQSYLKRQEQKNEGREYAGGNPFEKVAQEFGVSQKEFLAGSQSASQVSSTVHVLSMLLRLRQCCCHLSLLKVALDQVNLNSEGLSLSIEEQLSALTLSELQTPDSKSTVYLNGTAFKTDIFEITRESTKIAHLLAELKTIQSHSESQKSVVVSQWTSMLKVVAVHLQRLGLKYATVDGSVNPKQRMDVVEEFNNNPKGPQVMLVSLLAGGIGLNLTGGNHLFLLDMHWNPALEDQACDRIYRVGQQKDVVIHRFVCEGTVEEKIVQLQKRKKVLAQQVLSGRGEAFTKLTLADLKILFGI from the exons GATCCAAAAGCTAccacagtgtcaaaagccttagaatcccagcccaccacagcacctCTCTTCAATCCCAGCGGCCAAAGAAATCCGTTCAAAGTGATAGACAAGAATTGTGAACCATCATCCTGGAAACAAATTAAGCAAGGAAACGGAGAGGAACATAAAGCAAAAGGagtaaaagcagagaaagagagtgtGCTGGTGTCACGTAAAGAAAAGAAATCGACCTCTGATTCCTCCATAGAGAAGGTACCTCTAGAAGGGCTGAAAGCTAAAACGAAGCAGCCCACGGGAAACAGGAGTGATCCAGAACTTAAGGAAAGCACAGTGTCTGAATCTAAACTTGGTCTTTCTGAGACTTGGAAAGGGAAAAACACCCTTTGGGAGGAAGTACAAAGTACAAGTACCAAGCGCCCAGAGGAGGAGCAGCTCAGAGACAAAAGCTTAAAAACCTGTGGGGATAAAGAAACCAGAGAGAAAGTATACATTGGTCAGAAGAATGGAGAAACAAAACCGATGTCTAAAGAAGATGCGATTTCCCTAGCAGTACCACAATCGGCATTGCAACGTGCTGCCCTGaagggaggagcagaggcagggccgTCCAAGACACAAATCGGGCCAGGGCTGGGACAGCCTGCTGATGAAGTCTCTGGCAGTGACGGTGATGAAGTAGGATTTGTTTATTCCTCATCAGGTAAAAGTAAACCTGAGAAATCAGTTGAGGGTTTGCAGTCAAGAGAGATTCCTTCAGGAAAGTCAGGAAAGAGTGTGCAGGAGACATCtttgccaggagctgcagcatcGCATCACGTGGAAGGATCCCAGGACCCTAAAGCTCTTCACAACCATCTTGTAGTCCAGCTGAAGCAGAAGAAG agtaCATTGGCTACAGTGAACACTCAGCTGCTGCCAGATAAAGGGGAACGGTTATTAAAGCAAGTGCAGGATTTGGAAGCTGCACTCGGTGCTCTTAACGTTTCGACAGCAGATACTACTGAAAAAG GGGAGGATAGCACAAGCAGCGGCTGCCGTGAGGAATCTTTGCCTAACCCATTTGGCAGGCCAGGTGGTACAAAATTGATAACACCACTACCGCTCCAGGATCCAGCAGCAAGGACCTCTTCAGGCTCACACAGTCacccctctgctgctgctacttTGCATTCCAGTGAATATTACGGCCACGGTTTTGGAA TGAACTCTGGTGCGCAGAATCTATATGGAGGAAGAATGACAGAAGACCGAATCAGGGCTGTACACAGTGCCACAAGTGAGGCTATTAATCATCTTCACAAATCTCTAGAATCCTGTCCGACAGAGCAGACGGTAGCTGAAGATCCCTCTGGACTGAAG GTTCCACTGCTGCTGCACCAAAAACAGGCGCTTGCATGGCTACTCTGGAGAGAGAGTCAGAGGCCGTGTGGAGGAATTCTAG CGGATGACATGGGCTTGGGGAAGACTCTAACGATGATTGCTCTCATTCTGGCCCAGAAGCAgctgaagacagagaaaagaaaggagaagttgGAAATATGGCTGTCCAAAAATG ATTCCACTGTTATTGCTTCCTGCAGCACTTTAATCATTTGTCCTGCATCCTTGATCCATCACTGGAAGAAAGAGATTGACAGACACGTGGGTTGTGGCAAACTGAGGGTCTATTTGTACCATGGGCCAAACCGAGATAAACATGCAGAGGT GCTCTCTGAATATGATGTTGTTGTCACAACCTACAGCCTTCTCTCCAAGGAGGTTCCCACAAGCAAAGAGGagggggaagtccctgctgaggACCATGATGTGGGG agtgGGTCATCTCCCTGTTCCCCTCTGCTCAGGGTAGCTTGGGCCCGAGTTATATTGGATGAAGCTCACAATATTAAAAACCCAAAGGTTCAAACCTCTATAGCTGTGTGCAAACTGAGAGCCAGTGCCAGATGGGCTGTCACTGGGACGCCGATACAGAACAACTTACTGGACGTGTACTCTCTCCTGAG GTTTCTACGTTGCTCTCCTTTTGATGAATACAAAGTGTGGAAGTACCAGGTAGATAACAAcacaaagaaaggaggagagaggctaAGCCTCTTAACCAGGAGCCTCTTATTACGGAGAACTAAGGACCAGCTGGATACAGCTGGCAAGCCCTTG ataTCTCTGCCTCAGCGTAGCACGCAGTTGCATCAGTTAAAACTTTCAGCAGAGGAACAGTCTGTGTACAATGTGCTCTTTGCAAGATCCAG GTCAACACTACAATCCTACCTGAAgaggcaagagcagaaaaatgaaggcagagagTATGCTGGCGGTAACCCATTTGAGAAAG TTGCACAGGAGTTTGGGGTCAGTCAAAAGGAATTTCTAGCAGGCTCCCAAAGTGCCTCCCAGGTCTCAAGTACTGTCCATGTCTTGTCTATGCTGTTGAGGCTCCGTCAGTGCTGCTGCCATCTCTCCTTACTGAAAGTG GCTCTGGACCAAGTTAACTTGAACAGTGAAGGCCTTTCCCTCTCCATTGAGGAACAGCTTAGTGCTTTGACCCTGTCTGAGCTCCAGACTCCTGATTCCAAGTCAACCGTCTACCTCAATGGCAcagcttttaaaacagatatCTTTGAAATCACCAGGGAGAGCACCAAG attgcTCACCTCTTGGCTGAACTGAAAACTATTCAGAGTCACTCAGAGTCTCAGAAAAG tgtTGTTGTCTCTCAGTGGACGAGTATGTTGAAAGTTGTGGCTGTGCACCTCCAGCGACTAGGGCTAAAGTATGCAACAGTGGATGGCTCTGTCAATCCTAAACAGAGAATGGATGTGGTAGAAGAGTTCAATAACAATCCCAAAGGGCCTCAG GTAATGTTGGTCTCGTTGCTGGCTGGAGGCATTGGCCTGAACTTGACTGGAGGAAACCACCTCTTTCTCCTTGACATGCACtg GAATCCTGCTCTTGAGGACCAGGCATGTGACCGCATTTACCGAGTGGGGCAGCAGAAGGACGTTGTGATACACAG gtttGTCTGTGAAGGAACAGTAGAAGAAAAGATCGTACAACtccagaagaggaagaaagttcTCGCCCAGCAGGTTCTGTCAGGCAGAGGGGAGGCCTTCACTAAGCTCACTCTGGCTGACCTCAAAATCCTCTTCGGCATCTAA
- the CPOX gene encoding oxygen-dependent coproporphyrinogen-III oxidase, mitochondrial → MAAAAQLLRGAARAARGPPALALAAPAGRRALGSAPPGMAAGRRGRRAALAAAGALGGLGLGLWRWQQAAMAAAEEDEKEEEELRQRFMAPPVSGLRELRRRRRELRSRMELLIMETQGEVCRALAALDPGAAFAVDTWERKEGGGGISCVLQDGEVFEKAGVNVSVVFGLLSEEAARQMRSRGKSLKAKDGKLPFCAMGVSSVIHPKNPHVPTMHFNYRYFEIEEADGTKQWWFGGGTDLTPTYLNEEDAVHFHKTLKEACDKHDLKLYPKYKKWCDDYFYIKHRGERRGIGGIFFDDVDSPSKEEVFQFVKSCAKAVVPCYIPIVKRHCHDSFTPEEKLWQQLRRGRYVEFNLVYDRGTKFGLLTPGSRIESILMSLPLTARWEYMHTPPESSKEAEILEVLRNPKDWVH, encoded by the exons ATGGCTGCCGCCGCGCAGCTGCTCCGCGGGGCCGCCCGTGCCgcccgcggcccgcccgcccTCGCTCTCGCCGCTCCGGCGGGCCGGCGGGCGctgggctccgcgccgccgggaATGGCGGCGGGCCGGCGGGGTCGGCGGGccgcgctggcggcggcgggagcgctgggcgggctggggctggggctgtggcgGTGGCAGCAGGCCGCGATGGCGGCGGCCGAGGAggatgagaaggaggaggaggagctgcggCAGCGGTTCATGGCGCCGCCGGTGAGcgggctgcgggagctgcggcggcggcggcgggagctgcGGAGCCGCATGGAGCTGCTCATCATGGAGACGCAGGGGGAGGTGTGCCGCGCCCTGGCCGCGCTGGACCCCGGCGCCGCCTTCGCCGTCGACacctgggagaggaaggaag GAGGAGGCGGCATCAGCTGCGTGCTGCAGGACGGCGAGGTCTTCGAGAAGGCGGGTGTGAACGTGTCCGTCGTGTTCGGGCTCCTGTCCGAGGAGGCAGCGCGGCAGATGCGAAGCAGGGGCAAGTCTCTGAAGGCCAAAGACG GGAAACTGCCTTTTTGTGCCATGGGTGTGAGCTCTGTTATCCATCCAAAGAACCCTCATGTTCCAACCATGCACTTCAACTACAGATACTTTGAAATTGAAGAAGCAGATG GAACTAAACAGTGGTGGTTTGGTGGTGGGACTGACCTCACTCCAACTTACCTGAACGAAGAGGATGCCGTTCATTTTCACAAGACTCTGAAAGAGGCCTGTGACAAGCACGATCTGAAGCTGTATCCCAAGTACAAGAAATG GTGCGATGACTACTTCTATATCAAGCACCGTGGCGAGCGAAGAGGGATTGGAGGCATATTCTTTGACGACGTGGACTCTCCCTCCAAGGAGGAAGTATTCCAGTTTGTGAAGAGTTGTGCCAAAGCTGTTGTGCCTTGTTACATTCCCATTGTGAAAAGGCACTGCCATGACTCCTTCACACCAGAGGAAAAGCTATGGCAGCAGCTTCGGAGAGGACG GTACGTGGAGTTCAACTTGGTTTATGACAGAGGTACAAAGTTTGGCCTACTGACACCAGGATCAAGAATTGAAAGCATTCTTATGTCTCTGCCACTGACTGCAAG gtgGGAGTACATGCACACCCCTCCAGAGAGCTCGAAAGAAGCAGAAATCCTGGAGGTTCTACGCAATCCCAAAGACTGGGTGCACTGA